The Manduca sexta isolate Smith_Timp_Sample1 chromosome 7, JHU_Msex_v1.0, whole genome shotgun sequence region gcgggggcGCCGCCGGACAGGGGGGCGGGGGCGCTGCGCATCGCTGGGCTGCTGCTGCGCCCGCCGCACACACCGCCGCGACTGCCAGGTCAGGATTTGATAGAtatttagcggcgtaaaggtagacgccactgtagaggaacagatggttatgttcctctatggaaggggaagatttccagtcaggcagatgttgcgcctgaccggccacggcccctccgacagtttctattcggagatggtatatatgctgcacgtcgcgcaaattgtgcaagcgtgactcaagatcgatgtcgccatctatcgtgattgctgtgtgattatcactccagttgtgtcattgcatcgatcctcttgcagttccggcgatgttgacaagatggcggtatatgcactaactgtaccgccacaGATATTCAGTCACTTGTGGTATTATATCGTTAGTCGAGCACTAGTGTAACAAACACTATGGTCCCTGCAGATGCGGCGCGTGCGGCTCGCCGGCGTGGGGCGCgtggcgcggcggcgtgcgctgCGTGCGCTGCGCGGAGTGCGGCGCCAGCGTGCACGAGCGCTGCGCCGACACCGCGCCGCCCTgcacgcgccgcgcgccgcacgACCACGACCACGACACCATGCGCAACAACGACGGTACGCACACacacactgcacactacacCCGCACCATCCGCACCACTCATATTATTACCACACTAGAGATTATCGACGAGTATAGCAGATACCGACCCCTATAAGTCTACCCAACCATATAATTTGTCGTTCATTGCAAAAACAAACTATTACTGTCAAGgcaatgtaacaaaaaatacatgCTACAAAGAAATATACACATTaaaagtatagaaaaaaaaatgagataTAACTAATGTATTCAATATCATATGTACTTTTAGGTGTGGGCACACTGCAAGCGTCGTCGCAACAGTACTACGAACAGTTCTCGTCGAACGTGGCAGAGAATAGAACGCACGAAGGGCATCTGTACAAACGGGGTGCGCTACTCAAAGGGTGGAAACAAAGGTAATCTTTACAAAATGTAATGTTTAACTTTATTAAGTTTACATCAATTTAAATCCAATacagaaactaaaataaaaatctgctAAAAAATCAACGAGTAGCGTAGTAGTATAAGCCCCTGAAATCTAATGGCGGGACTAAATGACCATAAAtggaattaaatatttccatGTATTACCGTCGTAGTCACGACATaagataataaaacttaaacaaGCTTATGATGGCGATTCAATCTATTTGAAAAAGTTTCTTATGGATAAAAATCCTACATGCACTTCAGTGGGCTAAAAGTagattatatgatatttttttggtctacaaaattatcataacATCATCACGAACCGTCACAGGTGTAATATTAGCAAAATGTCTCGATGTTTTCCATACATTATCGATATGATTCGCTTGCATGGTTAATTCTATTATCGATTATTACAGATGGTTCGTGTTGGACTCAATAAAGCATCAGTTACGATACTACGACGCGATGGAAGATTCACATTGTAAAGGatttataggtaatattattcatacaaTACTGTACGTACTATACCTAatagtttttgtatttgaaccGTATGTTTGTATGTCggcgattttattaaaaattactatttcgaattggatggtgttttcttatagtatt contains the following coding sequences:
- the LOC119193834 gene encoding myotubularin-related protein 13-like; amino-acid sequence: MRNNDGVGTLQASSQQYYEQFSSNVAENRTHEGHLYKRGALLKGWKQRWFVLDSIKHQLRYYDAMEDSHCKGFIDLAEVITVTQAAPAPGPPKKCDDRSFFDLRTSRRTYNFCASDANAAQEWIEKLQACLQ